In a single window of the Massilia oculi genome:
- a CDS encoding gamma-glutamylcyclotransferase, whose translation MSHDTIAINQRMNKFDSHQSVWLFGYGSLIFKADFPYLDRRPAHIGGWSRRFWQGSHDHRGTETAPGRVVTLVPDAGAHCHGMAYLVTPEEFAHLDHREKNGYLRLATEMHFDDGSSDEGIVYIATHENEAYLGPADEVDIARQIATARGPSGPNSEYLLGLAHALRELGKPDPHVFALEQHLADFGITQLRA comes from the coding sequence ATGTCCCACGATACGATCGCGATCAACCAGCGGATGAACAAGTTCGACAGCCATCAGAGCGTGTGGCTGTTCGGTTACGGTTCGCTGATCTTCAAGGCCGATTTTCCCTATCTCGACCGGCGCCCGGCCCATATCGGCGGCTGGTCGCGGCGCTTCTGGCAGGGTTCGCACGACCATCGCGGCACCGAGACGGCGCCGGGGCGCGTCGTCACCCTGGTGCCGGACGCCGGCGCGCATTGCCATGGCATGGCCTACCTGGTGACGCCGGAAGAATTCGCCCACCTGGACCACCGCGAAAAGAATGGCTACCTGAGACTGGCGACCGAGATGCATTTCGACGACGGCAGCAGCGACGAAGGGATCGTCTATATCGCCACGCACGAGAACGAGGCCTATCTCGGCCCGGCCGACGAAGTCGACATCGCGCGCCAGATCGCCACGGCCCGCGGACCGAGCGGTCCGAACAGCGAATACCTGCTCGGCCTGGCCCATGCCTTGCGCGAACTCGGCAAGCCCGATCCGCACGTGTTCGCGCTCGAGCAGCACCTGGCGGATTTTGGCATCACGCAGCTGCGCGCGTAA
- a CDS encoding fumarylacetoacetate hydrolase family protein → MKLATLKSGGRDGALVVVSRDLVTCQAVPDIARTMQAALDDWDAVAPRLQQVYDQLNDGNADGAESFIEQECHSPLPRAYQWADGSAYINHVELVRKARNAEVPASFYTDPLMYQGGGDSFVGPCDPIAALSEDWGIDLEAEVAVVTGDVPMGASVERAASAIRLVMLVNDVSLRNLIPNELAKGFGFYQSKPASAFSPVAVTPDELGDAWQGSKLHLPLLVTLNGNAFGRPNAGEDMTFSFAQLVAHAAATRELCAGSIIGSGTVSNKQGSLHGSSVENGGVGYCCLAEVRMYETIEEGKPKTPFLRFGDTVRIEMLDADGASIFGAIDQEVMRYHERSK, encoded by the coding sequence ATGAAACTCGCCACCCTCAAGTCCGGCGGGCGCGACGGCGCCCTGGTCGTCGTCAGCCGCGACCTGGTCACCTGTCAAGCCGTGCCCGACATCGCGCGCACCATGCAAGCCGCGCTGGACGACTGGGACGCGGTCGCGCCGCGCCTGCAGCAGGTCTACGACCAGCTCAACGACGGCAACGCCGACGGCGCCGAATCCTTCATCGAGCAGGAATGCCATTCGCCGCTGCCGCGCGCCTATCAGTGGGCCGACGGTTCGGCCTACATCAACCACGTCGAGCTGGTGCGCAAGGCGCGCAATGCCGAAGTGCCGGCCTCGTTCTATACCGATCCGCTGATGTACCAGGGCGGCGGCGATTCCTTCGTCGGGCCGTGCGACCCGATCGCGGCGCTGTCCGAGGACTGGGGCATCGACCTCGAGGCCGAGGTGGCGGTGGTCACCGGCGACGTGCCGATGGGGGCCAGCGTCGAGCGCGCCGCGAGCGCGATCCGCCTGGTCATGCTGGTCAACGACGTCTCGCTGCGCAACCTGATTCCGAACGAACTGGCCAAGGGGTTCGGCTTCTACCAGTCGAAGCCGGCCAGCGCCTTCTCGCCGGTCGCCGTCACGCCGGACGAGCTGGGCGACGCCTGGCAGGGCAGCAAGCTGCACCTGCCGCTGCTGGTTACGCTCAACGGCAACGCCTTCGGTCGTCCGAACGCCGGCGAGGACATGACCTTCAGCTTCGCCCAGCTGGTCGCGCATGCGGCCGCCACCCGCGAGCTGTGCGCGGGCAGCATCATCGGTTCGGGCACGGTGTCGAACAAGCAGGGCAGCCTGCACGGTTCGAGCGTCGAGAACGGCGGCGTCGGCTATTGCTGCCTGGCCGAGGTGCGCATGTACGAAACCATCGAAGAGGGCAAGCCGAAGACGCCATTCCTGCGCTTCGGCGACACGGTGCGCATCGAAATGCTGGATGCCGATGGCGCCAGCATCTTCGGCGCCATCGACCAGGAAGTGATGCGTTATCACGAACGCAGCAAATGA
- a CDS encoding LysR family transcriptional regulator — MNPTLRQMRAFVALAKTGNFTLAAQAIHVTQSALSGLIKELEQTLGARVVDRSTRRIVLTDIGRELFPLFSQMIDDLDGALANVADHTQLKKGLVRIAAPQLMSCTLLPQAIAAYRAEHPAIELRLADTEVEGVIARVLSGEADVGIGPERVPAPPLEARELFEMPFALVFPQDHPLASLSRLSWRDVASFPFISLQGQFTERLLDDMHASLRETPIKPAHEVTFMTTALAMVSAGLGVTVCLPYAEPLVKLHGLVLRPLDEPVLTRRFFIYTRPGRSLSPAAESYINFLFGYVKRSQR; from the coding sequence ATGAATCCAACCTTGCGCCAGATGCGCGCCTTCGTCGCCCTGGCCAAGACCGGCAATTTCACGCTCGCGGCGCAGGCGATCCACGTGACGCAGTCGGCGCTGTCCGGGCTGATCAAGGAACTCGAACAGACCCTCGGTGCGCGCGTGGTCGACCGCAGCACGCGCAGGATCGTATTGACCGACATCGGCCGCGAATTGTTTCCCCTATTTAGCCAGATGATCGATGACCTGGACGGTGCGCTGGCTAACGTCGCCGATCACACGCAACTCAAGAAGGGGCTGGTGCGGATCGCGGCGCCGCAGCTGATGTCGTGCACGCTGCTGCCGCAGGCGATCGCGGCCTACCGGGCCGAGCATCCCGCGATCGAGCTGCGCCTGGCCGACACCGAGGTGGAGGGCGTGATCGCGCGCGTCCTGTCGGGCGAGGCGGACGTGGGTATCGGGCCCGAGCGGGTGCCGGCGCCGCCGCTGGAGGCGCGCGAGCTGTTCGAAATGCCGTTCGCGCTGGTGTTTCCACAGGATCACCCGCTGGCTTCGCTGTCGCGCCTGAGCTGGCGCGACGTGGCGAGCTTCCCTTTCATTTCTCTGCAGGGCCAGTTCACAGAGCGGCTATTGGACGATATGCACGCGTCGCTGCGCGAGACACCCATCAAGCCGGCGCACGAGGTGACCTTCATGACCACGGCGCTGGCGATGGTCAGCGCCGGGCTTGGGGTGACGGTCTGCCTGCCGTATGCCGAGCCGCTGGTGAAGCTGCATGGGCTGGTGTTACGGCCGCTCGACGAGCCGGTGCTGACGCGGCGTTTCTTTATCTACACCCGCCCCGGCCGCTCGCTGTCGCCGGCGGCCGAGAGTTATATCAATTTCCTGTTTGGATATGTAAAACGGTCGCAACGCTGA